One Erythrobacter aureus DNA segment encodes these proteins:
- a CDS encoding FKBP-type peptidyl-prolyl cis-trans isomerase, whose amino-acid sequence MTTPNNGDTVTIDYVLKRGDGEEVGSTAQAGPQAIELGGGNTFPQIEEALTSMQVGEEQSVAIPCDKAFGPRREDLVQDIPRSQLPPGPDPQPGMALQAQGPDGNPMMLHIVEVGEDSIKVDANHPLAGEDLTFDLTLRAIDTAS is encoded by the coding sequence ATGACCACACCCAACAACGGTGACACCGTAACCATCGACTACGTGCTCAAGCGGGGCGACGGCGAGGAGGTAGGCAGTACCGCGCAGGCCGGTCCGCAGGCCATCGAGCTGGGCGGAGGCAACACTTTCCCGCAGATCGAAGAAGCGCTCACCAGCATGCAGGTGGGCGAGGAACAATCGGTTGCCATACCCTGCGACAAGGCTTTCGGCCCACGGCGCGAAGATCTCGTGCAGGACATTCCCCGTTCGCAACTGCCCCCCGGCCCCGATCCGCAGCCCGGCATGGCGCTGCAGGCACAGGGTCCGGATGGCAACCCGATGATGCTGCATATCGTCGAGGTCGGCGAGGATTCGATCAAGGTCGATGCAAATCATCCGCTCGCTGGCGAGGATCTCACTTTCGATCTAACTCTGCGCGCCATCGACACCGCATCCTGA
- a CDS encoding endonuclease/exonuclease/phosphatase family protein: protein MDSKSGREWLTPVRWLLRVTAALLVFGSVLSTTDLNQWWIRIWDFPRLQILVAMVLIAAALWKLDHAWRPWLPLALAGFAVWQFYRVFPYTPLATTEVSRVAPDETNATACFTALTLNVLQDNRQYARTADLIRGLDPDIVLLMETDQAWADAMAPTLANYPGRIDRPLDNTYGIMFASRLPMDNASIQDLAQKDTPSVLATLAVGGHRFRMIALHPRPPMPKQDTEERDAEIIMAAKQSQDLAMPVLAIGDFNDVAWSDTTRLFKDIGGFLDPRIGRGTYATFPSGMVWLGWPLDHLFATEEFLLADMRVGESVGSDHRPVIARLCLDPDAALGRNEKAKAPDAEDEEEAGEVMEEFEEDTAKDRIEGEEG, encoded by the coding sequence ATGGATAGCAAGTCCGGTAGAGAATGGCTTACGCCCGTACGCTGGCTTCTCAGGGTCACTGCCGCGCTACTCGTTTTCGGATCGGTGCTCAGCACGACCGATCTCAATCAGTGGTGGATACGCATTTGGGATTTCCCGCGGTTGCAGATTCTGGTCGCAATGGTTCTTATCGCGGCCGCATTGTGGAAATTGGACCATGCCTGGCGGCCGTGGCTCCCACTGGCTCTCGCCGGTTTTGCGGTGTGGCAGTTCTACAGAGTATTTCCCTATACGCCGCTGGCCACGACAGAAGTATCGCGCGTGGCTCCCGATGAAACCAACGCCACAGCCTGTTTCACCGCCCTCACGCTCAACGTCTTGCAGGATAATCGTCAATATGCGCGCACGGCCGATCTCATCCGCGGCCTCGATCCCGATATCGTCCTGCTGATGGAAACCGATCAGGCGTGGGCCGATGCAATGGCACCGACGCTCGCGAATTATCCCGGCAGGATCGATCGCCCGCTGGACAATACCTATGGCATCATGTTTGCTTCGAGACTGCCGATGGACAATGCCTCGATCCAGGACCTGGCACAGAAAGATACGCCGTCGGTTCTGGCCACGCTGGCGGTCGGTGGTCATCGCTTTCGGATGATTGCGCTTCATCCCCGCCCGCCCATGCCCAAGCAGGATACCGAAGAGCGTGATGCAGAAATCATCATGGCAGCCAAGCAATCGCAGGACCTGGCCATGCCGGTGCTGGCGATCGGCGATTTCAACGATGTCGCTTGGTCGGACACGACGCGTCTGTTCAAGGATATTGGCGGTTTTCTCGACCCGCGGATCGGGCGCGGGACCTATGCGACCTTCCCGTCGGGCATGGTGTGGTTGGGCTGGCCGCTCGACCATTTATTCGCGACAGAGGAATTCCTTCTGGCCGACATGCGCGTGGGCGAAAGCGTCGGCTCCGATCATCGTCCGGTGATCGCCCGCCTGTGCCTCGACCCAGACGCCGCTTTGGGTCGCAACGAGAAGGCGAAAGCCCCCGACGCGGAGGACGAAGAGGAAGCGGGCGAAGTGATGGAGGAGTTCGAGGAAGACACGGCCAAGGACCGGATAGAGGGCGAGGAGGGCTAG